One Faecalicatena sp. Marseille-Q4148 DNA window includes the following coding sequences:
- a CDS encoding putative DNA binding domain-containing protein has product MIFQESETVELKSIVVDDIKKEIIAFANCEGGKLYIGVQDDGTIIGVEDPDGTALQISNMVRDAIKPDLTMFLHYETLNEDGKQIVAVNIQQGTERPYYVAKKGLRPEGVFVRQGYSSVPATNTAIRRMIKETDGDHFEEMRSLEQNLTFEAAKKEFSKRNVLFGEAQMKTLGIMTHDGVYTNLGLLLSDQCVHTIRVAAFEGTTQNQFKDRKEFSGSLFQQMDEVYDYIDFRNQTHSTFQKLYRIDQRDYPETAVREALLNLLVHREYSFRASTFISLYEDRLEFTSIGGLVSGVTLNDVLMGISVCRNMKLANVFYRLELIEAYGTGILKMNEAYSGTGKEPKIEISDNAFKIILPNLNVNADQEKQTANKPEQHLAEEAVINLAKRQGTFTRKDIEKELEISQTACGRLLRRMIERKQIVQEGKGKNTHYRILE; this is encoded by the coding sequence ATGATTTTTCAGGAAAGCGAAACTGTGGAATTGAAGTCGATCGTAGTAGACGACATAAAGAAGGAAATAATTGCATTTGCAAATTGTGAAGGCGGAAAACTGTATATCGGGGTTCAGGATGATGGAACCATAATTGGCGTAGAGGACCCGGATGGAACTGCCTTGCAGATTAGCAACATGGTCCGGGATGCTATCAAACCGGATCTTACAATGTTCCTGCATTATGAAACATTGAATGAAGATGGGAAACAGATTGTTGCTGTTAATATTCAGCAGGGAACAGAACGGCCTTATTATGTTGCAAAAAAAGGATTGCGTCCAGAAGGTGTGTTTGTTCGTCAGGGATATTCGTCTGTACCGGCTACCAATACTGCAATCCGCCGTATGATCAAGGAGACAGACGGCGACCATTTTGAGGAGATGCGGTCTCTGGAACAGAATTTAACTTTTGAGGCAGCCAAGAAAGAATTTTCCAAAAGAAATGTATTATTTGGGGAAGCCCAGATGAAAACATTGGGAATTATGACCCATGACGGAGTTTATACAAATCTTGGACTTTTGTTGTCCGATCAGTGTGTGCACACAATTAGGGTAGCTGCCTTTGAGGGAACAACACAAAATCAGTTTAAGGATCGAAAAGAATTTTCCGGTTCTTTGTTCCAGCAGATGGATGAAGTTTATGATTATATTGATTTCCGAAATCAGACACATTCCACTTTTCAAAAGTTATACCGGATCGATCAGAGAGATTACCCGGAAACTGCGGTCAGAGAAGCACTTCTGAATCTGCTTGTGCATCGTGAATATTCTTTCCGGGCAAGCACTTTTATCAGTCTATACGAAGATCGGCTTGAATTTACTTCGATTGGAGGACTTGTAAGCGGTGTGACATTAAACGATGTTTTGATGGGCATTTCCGTATGCCGAAACATGAAACTGGCAAATGTCTTTTACCGATTGGAATTGATTGAAGCATACGGAACCGGAATACTGAAGATGAATGAAGCCTATTCGGGAACCGGAAAGGAGCCTAAGATTGAGATTTCCGACAATGCTTTTAAGATCATTCTTCCAAATCTGAATGTTAATGCCGATCAGGAAAAGCAGACTGCAAATAAACCCGAACAACACTTAGCGGAAGAAGCAGTAATCAATCTGGCAAAGCGGCAAGGCACTTTCACAAGAAAAGATATAGAAAAGGAACTGGAAATCAGCCAGACAGCATGTGGACGACTATTAAGGCGGATGATAGAAAGAAAACAAATCGTGCAGGAAGGCAAAGGAAAAAATACCCATTACCGTATTTTGGAGTAA
- a CDS encoding deoxyuridine 5'-triphosphate nucleotidohydrolase, with protein sequence MKIKLIDFGVSEHQRPYRPHGNDAGADVYLPYDCTLQPGEIAKIPLGFGLEIPDGYAGYIFPRTSMAVKGLVCELPPVDSGYRGEIHAIISNVSNQAQSLFKGARIGQLVITPIVIADFVTDLGTERGTGSFGSTGE encoded by the coding sequence ATGAAAATAAAACTGATCGACTTTGGCGTATCGGAGCACCAGCGTCCTTACCGTCCGCATGGCAATGATGCCGGAGCGGATGTTTATCTGCCCTATGACTGTACCTTACAGCCCGGAGAAATCGCCAAAATTCCTCTTGGTTTTGGACTGGAAATACCGGATGGATATGCGGGATATATCTTTCCCCGTACCAGCATGGCGGTAAAAGGTCTGGTCTGTGAACTGCCGCCTGTGGATTCCGGTTACCGTGGAGAGATCCATGCAATCATCAGCAATGTAAGCAATCAGGCGCAGTCTCTTTTTAAGGGAGCCCGTATCGGGCAGCTTGTGATCACGCCAATCGTTATTGCGGATTTTGTAACAGATCTGGGAACAGAGCGAGGAACCGGCAGCTTTGGCAGTACCGGCGAATAG
- a CDS encoding peptidoglycan DD-metalloendopeptidase family protein — MAHDREFQRKRKDTRMPVRDSHGKDQPAARQTEQDFDLRRARDTPSSVNGKTHRQDIPVQTEFSQLSPETPVSLLEQGEAYAAVGDVFSDRFEIPDAAGTESPTQDNGLSNFRHEVSRRSLVTEDVTDHDTGQYAPSSEGSAPPSGTDRSGQEHRYRTHQHGNKYQQRFQEAAQAEEQAAQKEKGVDSEPPKTSKLEFTADELPPETKDKKLTHARRKAERTAQKAEQAQNRLPARKKLRMETVSDPETGKAKKHLKFEKEVKSQKAHVKGPVPLRPVKAGANTAIGYAHKKIYEAEDENVGIKAAHRFELVGEAGLRTAYHRHKTAPYRKAAKLQQKSAKANARLAYRQALSDHPELKKHAIARMWQKQKLKRQYAKAAREAGKQAKNAAVATERVSAGIVHTVKRHPVICLVLLLLLLVIFLIMSLFSTFSNIGTGGLGSLAASTYLADDQDINQAELTYTEWETDLQMEIDRVESDRPGYDEYRYNLGAIEHDPYVLMGYLTSAYQGFTYDEVESVLRQLFQEQYTLSFSEETEIRYRTETSVDPETGEETQEEVPYEWRILNVKLTVTPLENLVVSRMNADQKEICEILLQTKGNRQYVKNVFGTNWLPYVTSYYGYRVHPISGEKNYHTGVDIGMPEGTEILAGHDGTVTLAGNAGGYGLCVAIEGEAYEGHTLTTKYGHCSQILVSAGQEVKAGDVIAKVGNTGNSTGPHLHLEVLVDGQYLNPLYFADTGDTSERHLPEVGSGGTGNYFDYDIPPEALADEQFAAMMAEAEKYLGYPYVWGGASPSTSFDCSGYVSWVINNCGVGWNFGRLTADGLLGVCTPVSSADAKPGDLIFFQGTYNTSGASHVGIYVGNGMMIHCGDPISYANINTSYWQQHFYTFGRLP, encoded by the coding sequence ATGGCACACGACAGGGAATTTCAAAGGAAGCGCAAAGATACCCGGATGCCGGTGCGTGATTCCCACGGGAAAGATCAACCGGCAGCCAGGCAGACCGAACAGGATTTTGACCTGCGCAGGGCACGGGACACCCCTTCTTCTGTCAACGGCAAGACACACAGGCAGGACATCCCTGTACAGACGGAATTTTCCCAGCTATCACCGGAAACACCGGTGTCCTTGCTGGAACAGGGCGAGGCTTATGCAGCCGTTGGGGATGTTTTTTCGGATCGCTTTGAGATACCGGATGCTGCCGGAACAGAGTCCCCGACACAGGACAACGGACTAAGCAATTTCCGGCACGAGGTTTCCAGGCGTTCTCTTGTAACAGAGGATGTGACAGACCATGATACCGGACAATATGCACCTTCTTCCGAAGGATCAGCCCCACCGAGCGGCACAGACAGATCCGGTCAGGAACATCGTTACCGGACACATCAGCATGGGAACAAATATCAGCAGCGTTTTCAGGAAGCGGCACAGGCGGAGGAACAGGCAGCACAAAAGGAAAAGGGTGTGGATAGCGAACCGCCGAAAACATCCAAGCTGGAATTTACTGCGGATGAACTGCCGCCGGAGACAAAGGATAAAAAGCTCACCCATGCAAGACGGAAGGCGGAACGGACTGCACAAAAAGCAGAGCAGGCACAAAATCGTCTGCCGGCCCGGAAGAAACTGCGCATGGAGACGGTTTCCGACCCGGAGACCGGAAAAGCCAAAAAACACTTAAAATTTGAAAAGGAGGTTAAATCCCAAAAGGCCCATGTAAAAGGACCTGTACCCCTGCGTCCGGTCAAGGCGGGCGCCAATACTGCTATTGGTTACGCTCATAAAAAGATTTATGAGGCAGAGGATGAAAATGTGGGGATCAAGGCAGCCCACCGCTTTGAACTTGTGGGCGAGGCGGGGCTTCGCACGGCATATCACCGGCATAAAACTGCCCCCTACCGAAAGGCAGCGAAATTACAACAAAAATCAGCAAAGGCAAACGCAAGACTTGCTTACCGGCAGGCTCTTAGCGACCACCCGGAGCTAAAAAAACATGCGATTGCCCGGATGTGGCAGAAACAAAAACTGAAAAGGCAGTATGCCAAGGCTGCCCGTGAAGCCGGGAAACAGGCAAAAAATGCCGCAGTCGCAACAGAGAGGGTCAGCGCCGGTATTGTCCATACGGTCAAACGGCACCCTGTAATCTGCCTTGTCCTCCTGCTCCTCCTTTTGGTAATTTTCCTGATCATGTCCCTGTTTTCTACATTCTCCAATATCGGAACCGGTGGTCTGGGAAGTCTGGCTGCTTCTACCTATCTTGCAGACGATCAGGACATCAATCAGGCGGAGCTTACCTATACCGAGTGGGAAACAGATCTGCAAATGGAAATAGACCGGGTGGAATCAGACCGCCCCGGCTATGACGAATACCGGTATAACCTGGGTGCGATCGAGCATGACCCGTATGTGCTGATGGGGTATCTGACTTCTGCTTATCAGGGATTTACTTACGATGAAGTGGAAAGCGTGCTGCGGCAGCTTTTCCAGGAACAATATACCCTGTCCTTTTCAGAAGAAACTGAAATCCGTTACCGCACAGAAACTTCCGTTGACCCGGAAACCGGGGAAGAAACCCAGGAGGAAGTGCCTTATGAATGGCGCATCTTAAATGTCAAGCTCACAGTCACACCTCTGGAAAACCTGGTCGTTTCCCGGATGAACGCAGACCAGAAAGAGATCTGCGAGATCCTGCTGCAGACAAAAGGAAACCGCCAGTATGTCAAAAATGTCTTTGGCACCAACTGGCTTCCTTATGTGACCAGCTACTACGGCTACCGGGTACATCCCATCAGCGGGGAAAAGAACTATCACACCGGTGTGGACATCGGGATGCCGGAGGGCACAGAGATCCTTGCCGGGCATGACGGAACAGTCACCCTTGCGGGAAATGCCGGCGGTTATGGCTTGTGTGTCGCTATTGAAGGCGAGGCATACGAAGGACATACCCTGACGACCAAATACGGGCACTGTTCCCAGATCCTTGTTTCTGCCGGGCAGGAGGTCAAAGCCGGGGATGTGATCGCAAAGGTTGGAAATACCGGAAATTCCACCGGTCCCCACCTGCATTTAGAGGTCCTGGTTGACGGTCAGTATTTGAATCCCCTGTATTTTGCCGATACCGGCGATACCAGCGAACGGCACCTGCCGGAAGTTGGTTCAGGCGGCACAGGAAACTACTTTGATTATGACATTCCACCGGAAGCCCTTGCGGATGAACAGTTTGCCGCAATGATGGCCGAGGCGGAAAAATATCTTGGCTATCCGTATGTATGGGGAGGCGCAAGCCCTTCCACTTCCTTTGACTGTTCCGGCTATGTGTCCTGGGTGATCAACAACTGCGGCGTCGGCTGGAATTTCGGAAGGCTGACTGCGGACGGTCTTTTAGGTGTATGTACGCCGGTATCAAGCGCAGATGCAAAACCGGGCGACCTGATCTTCTTCCAGGGGACCTACAATACCAGCGGCGCAAGCCATGTAGGGATCTATGTAGGAAATGGAATGATGATCCACTGCGGAGACCCGATCTCTTATGCCAACATCAATACAAGCTACTGGCAGCAGCACTTTTATACATTTGGGCGTCTGCCTTAA
- a CDS encoding DUF4315 family protein, producing MNPKIEKLEKEIEKTKTKIAEMQAKLHKLEEQKTELENTDYVAVARSFKLTPQQLADFLKSQQAAPSETVLPQEKEDVHEA from the coding sequence TTGAATCCTAAAATTGAAAAACTGGAAAAGGAAATTGAAAAGACCAAAACAAAGATTGCGGAAATGCAGGCAAAGCTCCATAAGCTGGAGGAACAAAAAACGGAGCTGGAAAATACCGATTATGTGGCGGTGGCGCGCAGTTTCAAATTGACACCCCAGCAGCTTGCGGATTTTTTGAAATCACAGCAGGCAGCCCCTTCGGAAACTGTTTTACCGCAGGAGAAGGAGGATGTGCATGAGGCTTAA
- a CDS encoding DUF87 domain-containing protein — MRNSRRAGKPAGRKPEKQGLTGLFTKGKNIPTTAQQTLPYREMYRDGVCRVADRYYTKTIEYEDINYQLAQSEDQAAIFDGWSACLNYFDSSLPFQLSFLNHRSRPGSRYSVNIPMQDDDYNSVRYEYVEMLENQIAKSNNGIVRTKLLTFGVNVDDLPTARARLERVEADICGNFKKLGVKCRSLSGLERLELLHGQLHPGSGSPFRFSWDMIPKTGLSTKDFIAPDSFDFRFSRLFRMGTTWGAASYLQILASELSDKLLAELLEMDAEMTITLHIQTVDQAAAVKSIKAKVSDIDKMKVEEQKKAARSGYDMDILPPDLVTYSNDAKTLLEDLQSRNERMFLLTFLVVNMAPTRRELDNDLFTVSGIVQKYNCTLKRLDFQQEDGFLSSLPLGHNGIEIKRGMTTSSTAIFVPFMTQELRMDGEAVYYGLNALSHNVIMANRKKLKNPNGLFLGVPGSGKSFAAKRELVNVFLATRDRIIVVDPMGEYSPLIKRLGGQVIEIAPDSPHHINPMDIDLSFDEENPMALKADFILSLMELIVGGKDGLQPVERTVIDRCVRQMYREHLQNPETSKMPTLQTLYDLLCSQPEGEAVRLATALEIYVSGSLNVFNHETNVDLNRRLVCLDLKKLGAGLRTIAMLIMQDLVNSQVSMNFLRGIATWCYFDEFHVLLRDRLTASYCVAIWKMLRKKGCVPSALTQNVKDFLASPEIENIFGATR; from the coding sequence TTGCGAAACAGCAGAAGGGCCGGAAAGCCCGCAGGCAGAAAGCCTGAAAAGCAGGGCCTTACCGGCCTGTTCACGAAAGGAAAGAACATTCCCACCACCGCCCAGCAGACCCTCCCTTACCGGGAAATGTACCGGGACGGGGTGTGCCGGGTAGCGGACCGCTATTACACCAAAACCATTGAATACGAGGACATCAACTACCAGCTCGCACAGTCCGAAGATCAGGCGGCCATCTTTGACGGGTGGAGCGCCTGCCTCAACTACTTTGACAGCAGCCTTCCGTTCCAGCTTTCCTTCCTCAACCACCGAAGCCGCCCGGGCAGCCGGTACAGCGTGAACATCCCCATGCAGGATGATGATTATAACAGCGTCCGGTATGAGTATGTGGAAATGCTGGAAAACCAGATTGCCAAAAGCAACAACGGCATTGTCCGCACAAAGCTCCTGACCTTCGGCGTGAACGTGGACGACCTTCCCACCGCCAGGGCAAGGCTGGAACGTGTAGAGGCGGACATTTGCGGGAACTTCAAAAAGCTGGGCGTCAAGTGCCGCTCCCTTTCGGGGCTGGAACGGCTGGAGCTTCTTCACGGGCAGCTCCACCCCGGCAGCGGCTCCCCCTTCCGGTTTTCATGGGATATGATCCCCAAAACCGGGCTTTCCACCAAAGACTTTATCGCCCCGGACAGTTTCGATTTTCGTTTCAGCCGACTGTTCCGGATGGGGACGACTTGGGGCGCTGCCTCCTACTTGCAGATTTTGGCCTCGGAGCTCTCGGACAAGCTGCTGGCGGAGCTTTTGGAAATGGATGCGGAAATGACCATCACCCTCCATATCCAGACTGTCGATCAGGCTGCCGCCGTAAAATCCATCAAGGCCAAAGTCTCCGACATTGACAAGATGAAGGTGGAGGAACAAAAGAAGGCAGCCCGGTCAGGGTACGACATGGACATACTTCCGCCCGACCTTGTAACGTACAGCAACGACGCAAAGACCCTTCTGGAAGATTTACAGAGCCGGAATGAAAGAATGTTCCTTCTGACCTTCCTTGTGGTAAACATGGCCCCGACCCGCCGGGAGCTGGACAACGACCTGTTCACGGTGTCCGGTATCGTCCAGAAATACAACTGCACCTTGAAGCGGCTGGACTTCCAGCAGGAGGACGGTTTTCTTTCCAGCCTTCCGCTGGGCCATAACGGCATTGAGATCAAGCGCGGCATGACGACCAGCTCCACGGCCATTTTCGTTCCCTTTATGACGCAGGAGCTCCGCATGGATGGCGAAGCCGTCTATTACGGGCTCAACGCACTTTCCCATAACGTCATCATGGCAAACCGGAAAAAGCTCAAAAACCCCAACGGCCTGTTCCTCGGCGTGCCGGGCTCCGGCAAATCCTTTGCCGCAAAGCGAGAGCTTGTGAACGTGTTCCTTGCCACCCGTGACCGGATCATTGTGGTGGACCCGATGGGCGAATACTCGCCCCTTATCAAGCGGCTGGGCGGACAGGTCATCGAGATCGCCCCGGACAGCCCCCACCACATCAACCCGATGGACATTGACCTGAGCTTTGACGAGGAAAACCCGATGGCGCTGAAAGCCGACTTTATCCTGTCGCTGATGGAGCTGATCGTCGGCGGCAAGGATGGCTTGCAGCCGGTGGAGCGGACCGTCATTGACCGCTGTGTACGCCAGATGTACCGGGAACACTTGCAAAACCCGGAAACAAGCAAAATGCCGACCCTCCAAACGCTATATGACCTGCTCTGTTCCCAGCCGGAGGGCGAGGCGGTGCGGCTGGCAACTGCCCTTGAAATTTATGTGTCGGGCTCCCTTAACGTGTTCAACCATGAAACCAACGTGGACTTAAACCGCCGTCTGGTATGCCTTGACTTAAAAAAGCTGGGGGCCGGGCTTCGGACGATTGCCATGCTCATTATGCAGGACTTGGTAAACTCGCAGGTGTCCATGAATTTCCTCCGCGGTATCGCCACATGGTGTTACTTCGACGAATTTCATGTGCTGCTCCGTGACCGTCTGACGGCAAGCTATTGTGTGGCGATCTGGAAAATGCTGCGAAAAAAAGGGTGCGTTCCGAGTGCTTTAACGCAGAACGTAAAGGATTTTCTGGCAAGCCCGGAGATTGAGAACATCTTTGGTGCGACACGTTGA
- a CDS encoding PrgI family protein: protein MAYVPVPKDLSKIKTKLAFNLTKRQLVCFSSAAAVGLPAYLFSRGSIGNSAAMFLMIGLMLPFFFLAMYERDGLPLEKVLKNIIRTRFLYPRVRPYKTENFYALLSARKEAQPIAKQQKGRKARRQKA from the coding sequence ATGGCCTATGTGCCAGTACCAAAAGACCTTTCCAAAATCAAGACAAAGCTGGCCTTCAACCTAACGAAGCGCCAGCTTGTTTGTTTTTCCAGCGCGGCGGCGGTGGGCCTCCCGGCTTACCTGTTTTCCCGTGGCAGTATCGGGAACAGTGCCGCCATGTTCCTGATGATCGGCCTCATGCTCCCGTTCTTCTTTCTGGCTATGTATGAACGAGACGGTCTGCCGCTGGAAAAAGTGCTGAAAAACATCATCCGCACCCGGTTCCTCTATCCCCGTGTGCGGCCTTACAAAACCGAAAACTTCTATGCGCTGCTTAGCGCCAGAAAGGAGGCGCAGCCGATTGCGAAACAGCAGAAGGGCCGGAAAGCCCGCAGGCAGAAAGCCTGA
- a CDS encoding FAD-dependent thymidylate synthase has protein sequence MVFAARLTQQGHKIASMNDLMELYEKSFSVQTVAAMGALPHPTIQKFAVITVAIVGASRRFLAQITRHQNEVKFMSASLQYSNYTGQADFAVPYSIMTAPAVVQELYLKSCHESMKCYEALCTAGSGHDAAGYATPQGLRNVLLISATPYQWKHIISQRVCRRNTDETRIVLLKVWKELYDLSPALFAPSLTGSFCQMDRCLEGKMTCGRKLQADMTPEDILEKDYPALWEGGCR, from the coding sequence ATGGTCTTTGCGGCAAGGCTTACTCAGCAGGGACATAAGATTGCCTCAATGAACGACCTGATGGAGCTCTACGAAAAATCATTCAGCGTTCAGACAGTAGCAGCTATGGGGGCGCTTCCCCATCCTACCATTCAGAAATTTGCGGTGATCACGGTAGCCATTGTCGGCGCCAGCAGGCGTTTTCTGGCGCAGATCACCCGCCACCAGAACGAAGTAAAATTTATGAGTGCATCGCTGCAGTACAGCAACTATACGGGACAAGCGGATTTCGCTGTCCCGTATTCTATTATGACGGCTCCGGCTGTGGTACAGGAGCTGTACTTAAAAAGCTGTCATGAAAGCATGAAATGTTATGAAGCCCTGTGCACTGCCGGAAGCGGGCACGATGCGGCCGGATATGCCACGCCCCAGGGATTGCGGAATGTGCTGCTCATCAGCGCTACCCCTTATCAGTGGAAACATATCATCAGCCAGCGGGTATGTCGGAGAAATACAGATGAAACAAGGATCGTGCTGTTAAAGGTCTGGAAAGAACTTTATGACCTAAGCCCTGCCTTGTTTGCCCCGTCACTGACCGGATCTTTCTGTCAGATGGATCGATGTCTGGAAGGGAAAATGACCTGCGGGCGAAAACTGCAGGCAGATATGACGCCAGAGGATATTTTAGAAAAAGATTATCCTGCTCTTTGGGAAGGAGGCTGCCGATGA
- the ltrA gene encoding group II intron reverse transcriptase/maturase: MTMKKKKQLLCEDNLRHNEYYGMQNTIDNLYQASLNGEVFTDLMSVILQRENILLAYRNIKKNTGSKTSGTDNLTIEDIGRCSPDEVVEKVRFIINGSEHGYRPKPVRRKEIPKPYDPSKMRPLGIPCIWDRLVQQCIKQVLEPVCEAKFSKNSYGFRPNHSVENAIARSYQLLQHANLHYVIEFDIKGFFDNVNHAKLIRQIWAMGIHDKQLIFVIRRILKAPIKLEDGTFITPDKGTPQGGIISPLLANIVLNELDHWVESQWQWCPICKRNARPENGFRQAKKSNLKEMFIVRYADDFRIFCRTKDSAERTKCAVTLWLKERLKLEISEKKTRIVNVRNHYSDFLGFKMKVHRKGNKLVVISHIADKNLEHKREKLKEQAKRIVHPRKIYGEQGEIRLYNSMVTGMQNYYCIATHVNHDCASLNRTVMTLLTNRLSTRTGNRLVKTGRELTEFEKARFGKSKMMRYVAGTNEPVYPIGYTQHKNPLFRKKSWNYYTPEGREGIHNCLRINIPMMLALMRQPAYSNSAEYADNRISLFSAQWGKCAITGVEFSSVGEIHCHHKLPRHLGGTDAYENLILIKNSVHKLIHASKAETIYKYMDLLQLDIKQLIKVNHLRELASMQPI; the protein is encoded by the coding sequence ATGACCATGAAAAAGAAAAAGCAACTGCTCTGTGAGGATAATCTGCGTCACAATGAGTATTACGGAATGCAGAATACGATTGATAATCTATACCAGGCAAGTTTGAACGGAGAAGTTTTTACAGATTTAATGTCTGTCATTCTTCAACGGGAAAACATTCTTCTAGCGTACAGAAATATCAAGAAAAATACGGGAAGTAAAACAAGTGGCACAGACAATCTCACAATCGAGGACATTGGAAGATGTTCCCCCGATGAGGTTGTTGAAAAAGTTAGATTTATTATTAATGGAAGTGAACATGGGTATCGCCCAAAACCTGTAAGGCGTAAGGAGATACCAAAACCATACGACCCAAGTAAAATGAGACCCTTAGGGATTCCGTGTATATGGGATAGACTTGTTCAACAATGTATCAAACAGGTATTGGAACCTGTTTGTGAGGCTAAGTTCAGCAAAAACAGCTATGGATTCAGACCGAACCATTCGGTTGAGAACGCTATAGCAAGAAGTTATCAGCTACTTCAACATGCCAATCTTCACTATGTCATTGAATTCGATATAAAAGGGTTCTTTGATAACGTGAATCATGCCAAGCTGATACGACAGATATGGGCTATGGGTATTCATGACAAGCAACTGATATTTGTCATAAGACGAATTCTCAAAGCACCAATCAAACTGGAAGATGGGACTTTTATCACACCCGACAAAGGAACCCCACAGGGAGGTATTATATCGCCACTTCTGGCTAATATCGTGCTTAACGAATTAGACCACTGGGTAGAAAGTCAATGGCAATGGTGTCCGATTTGCAAACGGAATGCTAGACCTGAAAACGGCTTTCGACAGGCTAAGAAATCTAACCTGAAGGAAATGTTCATTGTTCGCTATGCAGATGATTTTCGAATCTTTTGTAGGACAAAGGACTCCGCTGAACGCACCAAATGTGCAGTCACTCTGTGGCTGAAAGAAAGGCTCAAACTGGAAATTTCTGAAAAGAAAACGAGGATTGTCAATGTAAGAAATCATTACTCTGATTTTCTCGGATTCAAAATGAAAGTTCACAGAAAAGGCAACAAACTCGTGGTTATATCTCATATCGCAGATAAAAATCTCGAGCACAAAAGGGAGAAGCTTAAAGAACAGGCAAAGAGAATCGTTCACCCTCGCAAAATATATGGCGAACAGGGGGAAATCAGACTCTATAACAGTATGGTTACTGGCATGCAGAATTATTACTGTATCGCCACACATGTTAATCATGATTGTGCTTCCCTAAACCGCACAGTCATGACCTTGCTGACAAACAGGCTTAGCACTCGCACAGGCAACCGTCTTGTGAAAACAGGGCGAGAGCTTACGGAGTTTGAAAAAGCCCGTTTTGGTAAATCCAAAATGATGCGATATGTCGCTGGTACGAATGAGCCCGTGTATCCAATAGGATACACACAGCACAAAAACCCACTTTTCCGTAAGAAGAGCTGGAATTATTACACTCCCGAAGGACGAGAAGGTATTCACAACTGTCTGAGAATCAACATCCCTATGATGTTGGCTCTCATGCGTCAACCAGCCTATTCCAATAGTGCGGAATACGCAGACAATCGAATATCTCTCTTCTCAGCCCAATGGGGAAAATGTGCTATAACAGGTGTTGAATTCTCCTCTGTTGGGGAAATTCATTGCCATCATAAGTTACCCCGACATTTAGGCGGTACGGATGCCTATGAGAATCTTATTCTCATAAAGAATTCCGTACATAAACTCATTCATGCTTCAAAAGCGGAAACTATTTACAAATATATGGATTTACTACAGCTAGATATCAAACAGCTTATAAAGGTTAACCACCTTCGTGAGTTGGCTTCCATGCAACCTATTTAA
- a CDS encoding DUF4366 domain-containing protein produces the protein MRLKKLSLVMALTLMVSAIFLPITAYAGGAEDTTPPTLTASLKGDTLNIESSDDISGVEAVFVNEKPIASLSDGKASVPLKDYAGPEKQVSIYARDFAGNCSEPVKLDNPYYKEPNSDENTSGIQDGAFTPEGTGTVQDNINGKDGEKQFYTITTDAGNIFYLVIDGKRDSNNVYFLNGVTESDLMVLAEKDNGSMSGIPKEETCVCTEKCEAGNVNTNCPVCKNKLTGCTGKEKPVEADKTEEPEKPKKDNGSTGAIIFIIVALLAVSGIGYYVKIVRPKQQAEDDEEFEDDGYGEGFDPEEAYGEPEYLSEDDFDDKDGK, from the coding sequence ATGAGGCTTAAAAAACTTTCTTTGGTTATGGCACTTACGCTGATGGTAAGTGCCATTTTTTTACCCATAACTGCCTATGCCGGAGGTGCGGAAGATACCACGCCGCCAACGCTTACAGCTTCTCTTAAAGGTGACACCTTAAACATTGAAAGCAGCGATGATATTTCCGGCGTAGAGGCGGTATTTGTCAATGAGAAACCGATTGCTTCCCTGTCTGACGGAAAAGCGTCTGTTCCGCTGAAAGATTATGCGGGGCCGGAAAAGCAGGTCAGTATATATGCAAGAGACTTTGCCGGAAATTGTTCGGAACCGGTAAAACTGGATAATCCGTATTACAAAGAACCGAATTCTGATGAAAATACCTCTGGAATCCAGGATGGAGCATTTACCCCTGAAGGCACCGGAACGGTGCAGGACAATATCAATGGCAAGGATGGCGAAAAGCAGTTTTATACCATTACGACAGATGCAGGAAATATATTTTATCTGGTGATTGACGGAAAGCGTGACAGCAACAATGTCTATTTCCTAAATGGGGTCACGGAATCTGATCTGATGGTGTTGGCTGAAAAGGACAACGGCAGCATGAGTGGGATTCCTAAAGAGGAAACCTGTGTCTGTACGGAGAAATGTGAGGCCGGGAATGTCAATACAAACTGTCCGGTCTGCAAAAACAAGCTGACAGGATGTACTGGAAAGGAAAAACCGGTGGAAGCAGATAAAACGGAAGAACCAGAAAAACCAAAGAAAGATAACGGCAGTACCGGTGCAATTATCTTTATCATTGTAGCTCTGCTTGCAGTCAGTGGTATCGGATATTATGTGAAAATCGTGCGTCCAAAACAGCAGGCCGAAGATGATGAGGAATTTGAAGATGATGGTTACGGGGAAGGTTTTGACCCGGAAGAAGCATACGGAGAGCCAGAATATCTTTCCGAGGACGATTTTGACGATAAAGACGGCAAGTAA